In Bactrocera neohumeralis isolate Rockhampton chromosome 5, APGP_CSIRO_Bneo_wtdbg2-racon-allhic-juicebox.fasta_v2, whole genome shotgun sequence, the genomic window atgcggacgtagaggccattcaaaaggcttgtaccggcatactggcggccataccggtcaacgagctaaaacactcgttcgaaatGCTTttagaccgtgcaaaaagctatattgaagcagaaggagacaattttgaataaaataaattgattttgccgaaaaactatgtaaattgattttcactTTGGAGCGCACCTTGTAGTTTGAGtgatgaaattaaaacaatgaaatgaaatttaaaaatggacAATGTGAGGTGTTCTATTAAACTTATCAAATACGTTGAGTAGCTTTTGATATCTctggatttttataccctgaagagggtgtacgtgtattaagtttgccaagaaaTTTGTACCACTCCGAAAGAAATGGCGAAGGTtccgaaaaatatatgtaaatataaattattcgcATGGTGAGCTGGACTAATATAGCCATGTGTGTCTGTCTGTCAGAACCACcgaatataataattaaatacgtGTCCATgtaagaacaatttttttatttgagaagttATTTCATTGCCATCGATGCCTTAatgacctggcacccagtagaagggAAGTTGCTTGTTTCTGGCGACACTATATACTGCTGCCTTCCTTCTCAAGACATTTCTGGTCGATATACGAACCGAAATTTCAGCATTTATTGCTGTTTGGAGATCCTCGTAGATATTAACTGTGAAGTTACCTTCTAATGCATTATATGCTAAATCTGTGGCTTTCCCAATCGCAAAAAACGTTGCTTGAAAGCTGTACTGCAGCGCTTAAAAGGCTGCTTTATGCCTAACTCTTGGATGGTATATCCCCGCACCAACTTGCCTTTTTCACTTGAAAAGTGGAATTATGTAGTCGGTGCTTGTCAAGCCGtccctgttgacaagagttattttgcgttgtatttcgaggctgacattgttgttggtgttaatgctggttccaagatagaaattatctacgacttcgaaattatgactgttaGCAGTGACATGTGAGCCAAGTCAAgcgtgcgatgactgtttgtttgatcgcagcagatatttcgtcttgtcctcgttcattACCACACCCATTTTCTTCGCTTTTTTGTCCAACCaacagcgcgggtgttgaggccaatgatatcaatatactttctctattcagatcagcagctcgaattattttctccaagagtagattgaagaaagcGTACGATAGGGAGTCCCTTTGTCTTTAACCTCGTTTGGTGCCGAAAGGTTCGAAGAGCCCCTTCCTTCTtgcgatcctgacggagcttttgaaattgctcaacgtcagtttacacagtcataatagttttgcggggataccaaattcacacATCGCGGCATaccataaaggcagctccttttcgtgctgtcaaaagctgcTTTGATATCGACGAGAGGCGGTGTCTGTTGATAGTTTTTTCACCAatcttttgcaagatttggcGCTTGGTCAATATCTGGACAGTGgttgctttcgtccgaccaaagaagctgatgcatgctccttatcagttcttcgccgccgtatttgaatagctcggcaaaaaatttatcagccccgccgctttgttgttcttcacacctctaattgctattcgaactccttcatggtcgggtaaagGAACGTCTGCATTATCGTTTTCAATTAGAGATTCGGGCTCACCCTCCCCTGGCTTTCACTGACATTAATGCAGCCGTAGAATTGACCGACTGCTCtagtaaaatatttctaaatctCAATTTTAACGACTTAAAgtctttctaaattttttttataactctaattttttctacaatttaagTACCATTTTTTATTCGTTTCGTATAACTTGCCAAGTGCGATTACAAGCATACATAATCATTAAAAATCACTTAAGCAAGCAAAGCACACAGATAACATACTCGcagttttacataaatatgtaagtatgtcaacatgaaaatatctgatttAGTAGATGTTCTGCCAGACTCCTGTAAAATGTGTTTCCGTGAGGAAGtagcttgtatgtatgtatgaatgtacattTATAAGACATATCTCATCTTCCAACGCAGATTTACATCCAGCAGATGGGTCTTACAactgcaaatatatatgtatgtctgtctgcAAGCAAATGTtggaatgaaatttaaaaagtcaacACGAGAGCAAATTGCGTTAACAGACGCGCCTTTTTCgtgtcaaaatatttacattcccAAGATCAGCGCTCGCTGCGAAcgagtaaaaaaaatcaatcctCTTGAGTGCAGTTATCTAATCAAAGTCAGCAAAGTAAAGAGTTACGCACATTCATCATTTCTGCCTTACACTTCCATACCCATACGCTTGTTTGTATTGTGAGACTGCAGTCGGAAGGTTAGACTATTAGCTGGGGAAAGTGAAAGTTGTTTGTGctttattgctttaaaattttgaatttaaacgGACGTAGATAATCTGGCCGCCATAAACTGATGAGCTCTTTAATGTCGAAAGCATTAAGCATTCTCTGGGATATGTTTCTTCTGCCCTGAAATGAAGACAAAATGAAAATGCTGCTAAGCCTTGTATTAGAGTCGTCCATTCTACAGACTCCCATTGTTTCTGACTTGAATAACTTAAATAGTGTCCATAAAATATATCCACAAAAATAAATCTCTCAGGATAGGTTCTTCTATAATGTTAACTATTGCGCTACTATCCAGCAGTTTGCTATCAAGTTCATTGTCATGGATCTCCAATCGAGAGTATAACGACACTAAAttcttctatatttttttctttatctcATAGAAAGGTGCCTTCGAAAGGCTTGAATATCTTTAAAATTGTATCAATCTGAGCTGTTTTAGATTTGGATTCCTCACTGACCATATAATATTCTGGAGGTGAAAGTAAAGAAAGAAGTGCctattctttaaaatatttcaaaattactaTCTGCAGGCTAATCGATCCATAGGAAATGACCAGATGCTCAGCTTTACCGAGCTTTGGTATCAAAATTATCTCAGCACATGTCGGTTTGGAAGGAAAATAGCAGAGTCTGAGAATATCACAATAAAGCTTCACAATCTTGTTGATTACATTTTCTGCTAACGCTTTAAGGACTgtgtatataaagggtgatccatttcgaggttcactacttttctaaaagaaaacacagaaatcttaaatttaatggggagtGCTTAGTATAGTTCCAAGAACATTCaaagcgggattatccgcatatactttaaactttacatatccccacaggaaaaagtctaacggtgtgatatcacacgatcctGGTGGTCAATTGACCAGGACAAAACGAACTTCAATTTCCGGCATCAAAAAGTCAGTTAGAATgacgcgataatggtcgccattgacggttacgttctcaccggcatcatttttaacgAAATACGGACCGATGCTTCCAcaggcccacaaaccacaccaaaccgttgagttttctgaatgaaatggtagctcttgaatctcttcaggttgcctttcgttccaaatgcagcaattttgctttacatacctattgagccagaaatgggcctcatcgccgCAGCTcgtagagcgaagcgatgtcgtttgAGAACAAGCGagtgagcggcttcagttctttcacaagttgtattttgcacgctttcaattataaaatctcttcgtgtacactgtcagcttcggctgctatattttcttcactgagaGATAGACATGGTcaatttggtcgaatattatccaataatgaatgttgggtctcaagatgggggatactgttgcgaatagtacgctcagtaggccgattatgttgagcaAAGCGcttgaaacacattctttacagaacgtgaattttcctaataaagttgaacgatttgtaaatgttgttcaggCGAAGGtccttccatgatgaaataccaaacaatactaaTCAAAAATAAGATGACagtttgacacgactcacgcgtgatctgtcaaaaacgggctattgaaaaaagttatatatgatcagcatgacgatcacgtgtccatctgtatatacatatgcgaaCTTGTAGTCCCTCAGGTTCTGATATATCAATCTGAAAATTTTACAACtgtccttttctcaccaagaagctgctcatttgtctaAACGGCTGATATCACAAACTGAACATTCGGAATCAactgcttgcatggaaaactttttgaattgacgagatatcttcacgaaatttttaatGAGGTATGGTCTAAGACAATGGTGTAATATCCAAAGAAATTGCtatataacatatagttgccacAGAAACtggacgatcggaatcaagttttcgGTTTGGTTTAGCCTTAGAAAATTCTTCTCATTAACCTGGCATTCATCATATGGGCTTGCCATTTAAGAGCATGGAAAATAACCACAAGATTTGAAAAAGACTACAAACTGTTAGAAACTGAATAAGAGGGTTGCAAAGAGAACTGCTATCTAGCGTGTGTTCTGTGGGAGCAATAATTTTGAGCAACATAAAGTCTTTAGAATCTTTTATAAGGGCGTAAGCGTCTAGTCTACACAGAAATTAGTCATAATctaacagtttaaaaaaaaatttgtttacttagcGTTTAGAACGGTATTTTCGAGCCATCCTTATGAGTCCCGGTCATCACAACGTATGTAGAAGAGTCTCTATCGGTCCAAGTGGAATTATTCGTGGCCTCTTGAGAAATCAGCCTATTCACCTAACTTAACCAAACTTAGCGTGCAGAAATGCTTAGAATCTTTCAGCGAAGAAATATAGCAATATCTTTCTTTTCCCTTCAGACCTTTCTTCTACCGTCTTTGGGATTGAAAAGTACGCGTCTggggaaaatattgaaataaagttcagactgatttaaattttataataaatttttaaattatatatatttttatatttttttcaggagCTAATTTACAAAATTGCTTCCGTTTGAGAAAAGTTGGTGGcagcttaaaaataaaaacgaacataaTTTGAACCACTTTTGTAATCGTATGATTATATTTAATCATTATAATCACTGCAACAACACATATCAATTTACGGCGATTATATCAAATgtaagtataataatttttcgttaacatttcaaatgatcAGCCTGAGCACATTCCTACTAACATTACTACATGACTATCgcaccaaaaaattaaaaaaataaataattaaccaAATGGAGAACATTTAATTTATACCGTCTGCtcttttcaatggaaaatttacGCATAACAAATTGCTGAGCCAACATTAGAGAAGAGAGTGAGAACAATGCGAGCGCTGGAAGAGAGAAAAATACACAATTAGCGATAGAGTGAAGAAATATAGCAATGTTGACAGAAGTTCATTACTTTACCGTTATCGTGACGTAAGGCTGTATATGtatctttattttgtttttgtttcttggTCTCTTTCCTCACTTTTACCACGCTATGCATCGATCCTTCTCTTTCTCTAAGTTCTTCTATTCACCTACATATATACcgatgtatatatgtgtatattcatAGCCTATTATTCGTTAATCATCGTCTTACACTTCCTAAAAGTATCTCTTGATCTGACACATCCATATGGAGGTATTATCGAAGAACTGTCTTCATTCGcactctcaaaatttttttaaatgtgcgCTATGGTTGAAACGCATTGTGTATTGGTGTTGCGCAGCCTTGCCTGCCCACTGCGAAGTGGGTGATTTTTTGGTGATCGCCAGCGGCGAATTGATTTGTACGGTTACCGAACCATCCGGTTCGGGAATTTCAGGCATTGGCAGACTTAATGGCGCATCTGGCGTACTGCTGGTGGCCGCTCCAGCGCCACTGAGTGTGGTTGCTTCATTCGTTGCATAGCCCATTTCGCCCATTGTTTGTACCGCTGTGGAGGCGTTGTTTTGTGCAGCGCTAGCCGCTTGAGACGACGTCGTAGGGCTTGTGGGCGTCGATGCTGCATCGCTAACGGTTTGTAATGCCGTTGTTTCCGTATCCGCTAGACCGCTTTGTTGCTGACGTGTGACACGTGCCAGATATGAGTGTTCAAACTGCGGCGTCTGATGGCGTACAGCCTGATGCGGCGATTTGTTCGACGTAGGAATCTTCATTTTGTTTTCGAACTCTTCCAAGACGTGTTGACGCGCCGGTTTCTTGCCCACATTACCCAAAATGGCATTACGCTTTTCCATTTGGCGCAACTGTTCGAACTGACGCATCTTACTGGCGGTCTTCATGCGTCGATATTGTTCCTGCAATTCGGTGTTGGCGATGCCGCGCTGATTGAAGCGTGACTGGAAGAGTTCCTGCGATGGCGGGTGATGCCAACCGCTCATGGGATCCTGGCTTTTCGGCTTTTGCAGCGCCATTTTATTGGAACGCGTGCGACCGAGTGCAATGCGGTCTTTTATCACACTATTGACGGGCATCAGATCACGCTGTATGGCTGATGCTGTTTGTATTACGTGTGCCGGCAGCGATTCAGTGGTTGCGCGTGCAGCCATGTGTTGATTTCGCGCCGATACCATGAACTTCGGCATAATCGAATTCGTAGCGAAAGCTTTACGTTCTTTCGCTTGCGTTGCATACGTGCGCAGCAAGTAGTTTAATTGTGCGGTTTGTGTAGAGGTGCGGCGTCGCTCTTCGTTGCGTCGAAAGATGCTCGCATTCGAACTGCTGGCACTCGAACCGAAGCGTCGTGAACCGTAGATCTTGTAGTTGGGTGAAGATTTCAGTAATCTGCGATGTGCAGACAGATTTGCAACGGCGCCACGGCGATTATTTGCTGCCGCATTGCTGGCTAGTCGTTCACCTGCGGGATTAACAGCAGTTCCTCCGCTAGCACCGGCCGTCGCGGTAGCGCTGCCCGTCCCTGTTGCATTCGACGCTGCAGCACCTTTTTTGCTACGTGTTACATTTATACTGAGCGGTATGCGTGTGCGTTCCTGCATTTTGAGCGCACGAATGGGTCCTCGGTTCTCGGGTTTCGCTGCGGCGATTTTATTCTGGTCTGTAAGTTATGTTAACAGAAGTAAAATGAAAGTTCGTTTGACAATTTGAATTGAGTCGTTTCATAAAATACTATAGAGGGCTCGTCCTTTCTTGCACTGttttttttccgattttttacTTCTATAAACTAAGTTCTCATACTACATTTATAAGGAGTAGATGGGTGCCTTCGCTGTGATTTTGGCACCTTTGTCTTCTCTACTTCACCTTCCAAGTGAAAAATTAGTCCTGAGATCTTGCAgtggaatattttgtataatctgaCTGAATCCGTAAAGTATCAGCGAATTAAAGTAATGGGGAGTCTTTCTGACAAGGATCGGATACCAAATTTTTACTGAGCGGAAAGATTTGTATCGGTAAAGAAAACTATGTAGAAGTACAAAGTATAGCTTCAATATAGTAGTTGAAGAGTTTAGAATCTTTTAGTTTATCTATTGAGCTTAGGTTATGTTGTAGTTCTTGTAAGAGATTTATGACAAAAAAGCTTTCTCTACAGATTGGCCTGACATATGAATGTCTTAATCATCCTAAATTTAATTGAGGGATTATATTTATAGGACAAAGATAGGtggttaatattttgtaattttcattgctttGTAGACTTCGCAAGCCTTAGAAGACACTCCCTTATGATGAGGTATACTGATGTGTTGACTTTAGCTGTATTAGACCCGTTTATTACCTGAGTATACAAATTACCCGATCGATTGCCTTTTCGTTTAGTATGAGCTTAGTTCTATATTTCGAGACCCTGGATGCAATAGATAATACTTCGCTGACTTTTAATCCTCGTCAATCCACTTTAAACTAATATTACGGTATGCGTTCGGTAAGAGCTAAGGCCAATACTTCAAGATCCTGGACCCACTAGATAATATTTCGCTACTTTAATCCTCCTTAATCCAATAAAATCTGATCTTAAAGGAACTgattattttcttaactttaaaaTAACTCACGTAAATATTCCATGACAGTTGGATCTACATAATCCGAACGGATCCGGAATCTTATCCCACAAGTAATATTTTTCGAGACCCTGGATCTACTAGATAATAATCGGCTGACTTTTAATCCTCGTTAATCAACTTCAAACTAACACAAGAGAGAGTATAGCAGGGGTTCGGAATGAGCTAAGCTCTATACTTAAAGATCCTGGAaccattatataatatttcgtaGACTTTTAAGCCCAAACAACCTAATAATATCCCATCTCAAAGGATCTGACTGAGTATCTGAGTATAATCCATGATagttggatatacatacataatcgGAATGGATCCGGAATCATATCACATTGAGAGAGTATATTGAGTTTGGTATGAGTTAAGGTCTATACTTCAGGAGCCTGTAGCCACTAGATAATAATTCGCTGATCTTTAGTGCTCCTGAATCAACTAAAATCTGATCTTAAGGAATATGATTATTTCCTTAACTTTGAAATAACTCAAAAGAGAGAGTAATCCATGACAGTTAGATTTATATAATCGGAACGGATGCGGCATCATATTGATTGAGAGCTacagtaattttgaaaaatcttataACAGCGAATGTGTCCAAGTTTCATCAGAGCTTTTGACAGCTTTGTCAAgctttttctaataaaaaaaggcTTTGTGTCACTTGATTTATCTTTCCGTAAAATTACAACTTTCGAATAAATAGCACAACTTTTTTCGAACACCATCAACTAGGCACCATTATAAGTCACAAATAATGTATTAAAATgtccaatttttataatatttttccattagGATCACAATCCTCTCACTCAACTCACCATTCTTGAAGTTGTTTTGCGattgtttgtaaattttctgtATACAGGTGTTGACAATTTCAGAAGTATTCTTCGAAAGTATCCACGGCTATTTCGATAGTGACACAAAGGTTTGCCGATTGCGAAAAAATCGAAATGTAGAAAAGCgcaatatattaattataaattttgtttcaaaaattatatttttttcatgttcATTGTGTCTCACCTTTAATGTGATATTGCTGCGtataattttgttaatgttgCTGCTGgtcatttttaatttgatatgttaaaaaactattttttatataaatattaaaagaaaaatcacgaaaagtataaaaattttcaaatattgattttttttgaatcgATGACgaaaaattttctgatttttccaACCAAGCATATGTGAGATTACAAGAAATTGTACAGGTTTTGTAAGGTATAATTAACCAGCACAGTAAACACACCTATGTACGTcggtatgtgtgcatgtaaattttcaaattttcaatgcgcagagcaaacaaattttctattGTTGTGCTGCATGCACAATGTCTTGCCGCCGTAAAGAATCTCGAAGCACAActcgaaaaaccaaaaaaaaagcgGAAAAATCTGCAAATgacgaaaaattttattgaacgtaaatatgtatgtacacgcaCAATACGCTAATTTGaaggaatttaaatataaatatccaaatatttgttgattgatttattgaaagatTTATCGAAGCTTATTCAGCTATTCGGTAAATTCATtcgtatgtatttgtgtgtatgtatatgtgattttcaataaattgcgGATTAGTGTGTGATTATTGACTTATAGcataaacatacttatgtacatatatatgtatatgtcacaTTCATAAATGACATTTATCCGAAAggaattttatatatgaaagtaATGAATGAAATTTGTCGATTTCGCATCCTTTTTTGGTGATAAAACATATAatatgcgtatatgtatgtatgtcaagaATGCATGCTTGAAGGTATCATCACATTCGTTTAGCTCAGATAATCTCTTATGCTTGCGGGTACCCAGTTGGAACACTCTAGACTACCCAGGCCCTtgaaataacatacatatgtatatcacctTGCTTCTATAAAGTCCGTCCCCATGTAGACTGATATCTGGTTTGTTGTTCACTGACTCTAGGGAAGTGTGAAAATTAAGAGGAgtataaaataacttttatctACATATGAAATCAAAGCTATAATATAACATGAATAAAAAGAAGCTCATTTCTTCTTTGAATTGATGGCTTTATAATCTCTACTTTGTCTTGTGAAAGTGCGATCGAGTCGCTATATGGCGTTGGAAAGACAAAAAGTTGTACTAAGAAAATCTCTCAAACTGTTCTGTGATTGCTTGACTCATTATTGCTCAAGCACTCGGCCAAGTAAAAACTctccatattttacatatttttttttatagtagaagcatcgaaagccggagtgcgggactttaatccgctaaaccgaACATACTCCAATCTCATGTCCACGGTACCACTGGACTAAATATTACTTCATGCGTTAGAAGatacatttaagtctcctctattgtacAGACTGACTGGCGCGTAATCTGTTGCAAACGTCTCAGTCTTATCATAGTTAGAGCTGCCGCTTCGTTTTCCAttttacagaggactcgcacataactgcagtaaaattttccaccgtgagTCTACCTTCCAAGTGAggttttcagcttttcccttATATTTGAAAACCGTGGGTAAATATATACTCGTAGTACGtgtcttctatacactctgcACATGACGATATTTGTATTGATAACTTCTTAAGCACCCATAgccactgagtatttgggtcaggtggaaatccaggtcacCAAGTTATCTATCTATCCACAAATATATCGTATGTCCGGAATCAGTCTGTGAGTCCACCGTACTTTGCATGAAGTTCGgcaccgttgctgccacattgtgATGCTTTTGATTCTCTTCTCTCTTTTTGCTGCTGTAGACGTCTCTGATAAGTTGTATTTTCGCGCGACTTCTGCTTTCTGCTCAGCCAGGTCTAGACTTATAGTAGCAAATCATCGGCGCAAACCATTTATGCAATCTTTGCGTTTGAACCGGAAGTTATCCACTACCACTATGAGGTCATCTAcatatgttattattttcacatttttaagttCCATAGTAGACGGCCTAAAACCGATCCTTCCGGTACTCCACAGGAGATAGTGTAGCTCTCGTCCGTGTCGAATAAAAATCTcctattttgaatatatttatcaGATGATGAGGAGCGcgtatttcttttattatattagCCAATTTGAGTAGTTGAACGGATTTTTCATATCCAGGGTTATTAGCGcgcaatatttattatatttttaccacCTTTTCATCTTTTCCCACTTATTGCAAATTCGCAGTATCAACTACTTCTCTTGGTGCGTCAATATTGAACCTCTATTTAATAAAGCCGtgttgtctctctgataatccgctgGTTTTTGGACTAGCGGTTCCAGgcggtttcttacaatgctttcgtacactttaccaatcgtgtcgagcatacacagaggtcgatGTGATGAATATTCTTCGAGTTGGCTTGAGTATAGAACCAAACGATGTACCTTCCATGGATCGGGGAACACCTCTTCTATTATACATGCATTGTACATTTTAACAAACATACTCGGTCTTGGAGTCACGGTTTCTCTCAGGgctttcatatgtatgtagaccATCTATTTGCGGCGGTTTGgagtttttgagttttttcgcAATATCCAAAAGTTTTTCTTCTGTCACCAATAGGGGTGGCTCTGTAACTTCATTTCGCTTAACATAAGAAATGGGGTCACGTGTCGGGAATTATGCTTTGACAACATTTCTCATAAATGATGCGTTCTTAGGTTGCTGCGATTAATTTTTGAACTTcgacatatatattttgtatgccaTTCCCAGGGGGTCTATGTTTGCTTTTTCACAGAGCTTTTGGAAACAGGATCTTTTACTACGGGTGACGGCTGACTTCAGGTgctttttgggcatttaaatacTTCTCTCAGGGCAATTTCCATTTAGAAATCAATG contains:
- the LOC126758846 gene encoding uncharacterized protein LOC126758846; protein product: MTSSNINKIIRSNITLKPWILSKNTSEIVNTCIQKIYKQSQNNFKNDQNKIAAAKPENRGPIRALKMQERTRIPLSINVTRSKKGAAASNATGTGSATATAGASGGTAVNPAGERLASNAAANNRRGAVANLSAHRRLLKSSPNYKIYGSRRFGSSASSSNASIFRRNEERRRTSTQTAQLNYLLRTYATQAKERKAFATNSIMPKFMVSARNQHMAARATTESLPAHVIQTASAIQRDLMPVNSVIKDRIALGRTRSNKMALQKPKSQDPMSGWHHPPSQELFQSRFNQRGIANTELQEQYRRMKTASKMRQFEQLRQMEKRNAILGNVGKKPARQHVLEEFENKMKIPTSNKSPHQAVRHQTPQFEHSYLARVTRQQQSGLADTETTALQTVSDAASTPTSPTTSSQAASAAQNNASTAVQTMGEMGYATNEATTLSGAGAATSSTPDAPLSLPMPEIPEPDGSVTVQINSPLAITKKSPTSQWAGKAAQHQYTMRFNHSAHLKKF